From the genome of Mastacembelus armatus chromosome 5, fMasArm1.2, whole genome shotgun sequence:
ACAACTCCCGCCTGCCACTTCATAATGGCCTCGTCTCATTTTACCATGTTgacactgtttttctgttcaaactTTCTGAAATCCCTTGCCAGGTCTGGCCATTGAGCAGAATTCAGTTAAGCTTAAAAACCAAGTATCCGATAAAAGATGAGTGGATCATAGTTAAAACCACAAACTGGGACTTAAAATTCAAAGTCTTGGTCTGCCATGTCAATAGCCCAGGCAAACTTCTCACGCTGGGTTTTGTTGTAGATCTTTTCAACAGGAATACCCCACTTCTTACACCTAtgggacaaaaataaataaataatgatggATGGTGAAATAATACTAATAACTATAATTAtacattataatataattacaaCACATTGCCTTGTTGTGCATATACGCTTAAGAAATaggtaaccaaaataaaaagaatttacCAAGCCACAGAGATGCGAGGATCCAGATAGTTGAGCTTGGAGGTGCCGAGGGCAATTTGCTTGTTCTCTTCACGATCAGTCGCCTGCACTTCCAGCTTCATCAGTTGCTCCTCTACCCTTTGAACCGCCTTCTTCTTGGTTTCCACAGCCCTGGAGGTGGGGCCAAGAAGCACAAACCATTAACAAGACTGACCAGGAAGTATCTATACTATCCATCTATACTAAATCCAGTGATACTcactttttggatttttcatCTTTCCGTACTTTGGCATCAGCCTTGGCGCTCTTCAGTTCTCTTTTGGCATCAGCAAGCTGGTCCCTTTTAGCATCAATCTAAGGGAAAGGATTGACAGTAAGTCAGTGATTAGAAAATTACAACCAGAGATTACTATACTTATGCAACACTGACAGCAATTCCTTAACAGGAACTTCTACACTGTCAACAAGAGATTTCTAACATATCTGTaccattttttgtcaaaattaaGGGACTCAAAACTGACACAGGCAAGACATGACGAGACATTTTGGAGAAGTAGAGAGCTCATAGTGTAAAAATCACTGCTGTTGCACATGTGTACTTCTGAGTACACAGTGCATGAATCACACTGAAATTTAGGCACTTGTAGAATCGAACTTGAACATCATGACAAGCATGTTAGAGACAACTGAAggtcaaagtttttttttttaaataccataATAAGATGGCATTTTAATAAAAGCTACCAAAAGCATGATGCGATATATATACTAACATATATCTCTGgttcaagaaagaaaaataagaaagatgAGGTTTTACAAAGTGCTCGAGGGTACTCAAAACACACTGTCACCTTAGACTGCAGGTTCTGCATAGATTTCTCAAATGTCTTCGGTGGTGCCCTCTGATGGTTACACAGGATAGCCACAGCTCTGTTGGCTCTGTTATAGGACAAGATCTTGGCTGGAATGTTCTCCTCCACTAAAGAGAAAAGTATAATTCATTTTCTGTAACTAAAATGACTAAACAAATGCAAAGATATACTAAAGGCCCATAGAATAGCAAACTGTTCAGGTACTGTCTCCTGTTTTAGAGGGAAAATTTATTCTAGTAAAAATTTGGTCTTCAATCATTTGCCTGCTGGTGAGTGACATACCATTTGTGAGCTCTTTCAACTGCTGCTGCAGCGTGATTGAAGCGTTGTAGGTACGGAAAACTTTAGCCGTCAGACCGTCCATCAGCTCCTGGAGGTGCTTGTTTAGTATAGAAGTCTGGAAGTAAACGTgcaatcatttaaaaaaaaaaaaaaaaaaaaaaactgctattAAGTGTCAAAAGGCTGATACTGTCGTCTGAAACACAAGACAAGCCATCTAAACAATGGTAACTAGGTCAAATTCTGATCATAAACTGATGTTTTGCTTACATTCAGGCGATCAAATAGGTCATCATCAAGCTCTTTGTTCTCCATAAACAGCTGAAGATTCTTAAATACCTAGGAGAAGCAAAGCACACATTAACATAGAGGCAGTACCTGGAGACTTAGACAGACTATCATACAATACTTACCCTTTTCTCCACAGGGACTTTGTTGTAGTAGCGGATGGAGTCTTTACCCAGAAAGTCAAACTCCACCACATACTCCTGACCATCTTTCTCTGGATAAAGGCTGATATGTTCAACTCTCAGCGAGCAGCAACCCACAGTGTCTGCagtctctccttcctccttctcaTTTCCTGCTCTCAAAGCCAGCTAGAGTACATCACAACAGCTGGATTAAAGCCACCTTATAGAGACAGCACCCTCACTGAAGCTAGTTTCTTCAAACCCAGTAAATCCCACTTTAAAATTACAGGCATTGTTAAAATAGCAGTTACACCACATTAAACTCCCTCAAGCTGTATAGTCCAAGGACAGTGTAGATGGTAATCATGCACCTCACCTTGTCAATGAAATAGAGTGCCACAGCCCTCTGTCTGATCCTCATCTCCTTGGACTTCCAGTCTTCACGGTACTGGTTCCTAATATGGTCCACACATTTCTTCAGTCTACGGGCTGTTTCATACTTCTGCCAATCCTTCTCTCCCTGCAGCAAACAGTGAGAAGAATGAGATAAGAGTATTTAATGAGCTATGTATACGCCCATATATGGGTGTGTCAGTCATGTGAATGTCAAAATCAGTAGTTTATCTAATACAGCAAGTAGCAATTTTAATTTAAGCAGTGGGAAGTGCGTCTTATACGACATTGCTATATGCAGTCATTTGAACAGGACAGCCATTTAAAACCCACATTAAACCAGGTCAAAGCTTTCTTGTAGTGCAGAACTCAGCCTACCTTGATCCTAGAACTGGGATTCAGCATGATGTACTTGATGGAGCCTTGAATGTTCTCTGTCCATGATACCAACCATGTCACTTTGTTGTCATGACGAACCTCTTTCCATCTAGTGCCTGGAGGAGGCTCAGGGTGCTTGGAGTCCCTGTGAAGAgtttattaataaaacatttaatcattATACTCACTTAACACATCTCCTCATCAGCACTTAAAAACAACTCTTCACTCACTTGCTGCAGTTGACTATGATGTCTTCAGGCCTGATGCGACGTTTGAGCATTCCCATCTTTGGATGGTCTCCACGACCACGGAACAGGCCTGGGGGCTCAATGCGGAAGTTAGCAATACGCTCCCTGTGGTTGTCCATGATGCAGAAGCCATACTGCTGCAAGGTACGCTCATTCTCCTCCTTTATTTTCTACACGTGGAGAGGAAATATAAAAGCATCAGAATACCATCTTGTCTCAACAATCCTACTGTCCAAAAAATCCTTAATGCATCAAttttcattcaaaaacaaaaaagagcaaaagaaaaaaactttgctATGCAAAGACACTATTTAAATCCTCCAATATTCTGGCAAAAATGAATGCTATGCACCATGGGGTGCTGTTCAAGAGAATTTGTCTGAGTAACTGATTTATCTGGATGCTTAAGTGACTAAACACATTGTGTCACCTGTGGGATCAAGAAATGCTGAATAAGGGCCAAGTGCTTcagaaataaatgcatgttACCCATTACACAACATCTATGCAATTtcacaaaggaaaacatgaaaacaccaacCGGTGTTTCCAATAGAATTCCACAACAGGTTGATATACACTGTGGTCCTATTGGCATATCCCTAGTTTTGAAAATACCAGTCAGATTCAGCTCtgagaaaatatatatgtagTAGCTGACCTGTTTGTCTTCCTTTGTCATGGCCTTCCTGGCCTCAGACTGTGCCTTGAAGTATTCACTCATCTCAGTGAAGTCACACTTTGTCAAGTCAGTGATCTTAGACTTTTCCTCTGCAGTCATTTCCTGTGTAAGAAACACATGATACATTCAATCATACATCTTTGGACAATTACCTTGTAAAACTCAGATTTTGCAGAAAGCTGACAGGTGTCAATTTATTcagaaaatttgtttttcttttccaaccTTCCTCCAATCTTTGAAGAAGTTTTTGCGGAAGATGTCTTTAGTGGTGTACTCATGGTCCAACATTTTGGCAAAGAACGTGGCCACCTCTTCTGCTTCTAGACTGAGCTTCATGGGTTTTCCTAAAATATGCAAAAGCCACTGACATTTGTACTTGCCATTATGCGGTTCTGTAGTCCAGCCAGTGACCATTTCAAAAGGTGAGCACTCCTGTGGGAAATGGAATCTTACCATCATAGTAAAATTTGACATGGCTAGGAAGAGGCTCGTATGGGGGTGCAAACACTGGACCTTTGTGTTCCAGAAATTTCCATTTCACACCATCTGTGTATCTCTCCTCTTCCCACCTGGAATTAACCAAAAAGCAAAGCTATTCAACAAGGAGTTTCAATCTACCACAGAACCAAAACTCAACACCATGCATCCACAATCACCACAGAGTGTTACTGGCAACATGCAGTTGGCTGACATGACTAACTCACCATTTCCACTTCTCTTCTGgctctttctttgctttcttttttccatcaaGAACttctccttttttgttttttgtctttttggacTTTATGTCCTGAAAAGGGAAGAGAAACTGAGTTCTTTATTCTCTCAGGtttacagaaaataattattaaaaacaagagTGAGACTTGACCCTCACCAATTGTTCATGTACTTATTTTGTATGTCTTAGAAGTATTAGAGCAAGGTGTCAAAAACCTCTTTTTACTGTGTAGAGAATCTAAATCAAGACCAAATTTGCACTCAACTTACCtcatcttgttttcttttcttgacctttttgttattttcagtctttattttcTTGGACTTGAATTCAGAGCTGAAAAGTAACACCATTGTCTGACAGATCAAACTTTGGTCACAGAGACGACAATGATACCCTAACGCTATGAGGTAGACATGGAAGAAATGTGATAACTCTTATAGTAAGAGACACTTACTCATCATCGTCATCCCGTTGTCTTTTTAGAGACTTTTCATATTTAGGAGAGTAGTAAAAATTATCCTCAGGCTCAGACTTCACATGTTGAGGGCTGCAAAAGAAGAGCCAGCCAAAATGAGTTGAGGCTTTATATAAAAATGGATCTGCAGGTAGCTTACATATAAGCACACAAAAGAGATGTGGAGTCCAGGCATACCTGGCAAAGCcattctctttctcctttttgacCTTACCATCAAGGGACCTCATCTGAAAGGTTTACACAAAGTGGTTAGTGGaggaaaatgtgtaaaacacaaTCAAGCCAGTCAATAGTATAGCTTAGTGACCATCCAGTCATTGCCAAATGGATAATCATACCAATTGTTATAACAGAATAAAAGATACTTGGCAAtgaaaggcagagaaaaaaaagaaagttactCTTACATTTTTTGTCACTCCAATCAAAGTGCTATGCAGTGGTTTTCTGTGTATAATACTATATTATTACATCAACATCCACCCTATCTGGAGACcaactgtgtaaatgtttttcctgtttagTGAGCAGAGCAACAAACCCAATTAATTCTGCCAAAATACATGAACATCATCTAGTTTGAATCcatctgaaattaaaataaatcccACACATGTAGCATGctcattttgtacatttttgggGCAACTTTTGGAAGCCCCaattatgaaaacaaatttaCCAAAATCATCAGAAAGACTAAATGTTTTAATCTAATTGAATTTAACATACATTTTTGCTGTCAGTTTAAATATAGTTAAAACttgaaaaagtaaaacacacacacactacatgtAGAACAATACTACACAACTACATTCTTCTATAGGTTATTTGCATGGTAATtcaccttctctttcttcttctccttgtGCTTGTCTGTACTGCCATCTTTGTGCTTCATCCTTTCCTTCtccttgtctctgtgttttttctcagaTGACTCCTTGTAATCACTTAAGTTGAAAAGAAAACTTAATTTCAACAGTTTACATTTCCAATGGTAGTAATTAGTCTACTTTGAGAAGACATGAGAAGCATGAATTGATAAATGGTTTGGAAGCACTACCGTACCTGCTGCCATGTTTTGATTTCTCGCGCTCTTTATCCTTCCTGTGgtccttgtgtttgtgttccttcTCTTTATACTTGTCTTTATGCTTGTGAGAGTCTGAGAGAAAACAGTATTACTTTCTTCAAAACTTGTAACATTGAAGCAATCCAACAACATACTTAAATGGTCAGACTTGCATCGACCTAAATGCCAAGGTATACCTATTATATTTCTATACAAAAGGGGCAGAGAAAGGGCACTTCTCTTACCTAGGAGCTGATGTTGACAGGCTAAGACATTCAATATCACTAATCAAGAGACAACCTATGAAGTACTCAAAGTCCACTTGACCCTCATTGCGACACAAAATCTGAACATGTACTATAATCTGAGTGACATGCAGCCTGTAAACAGAAATCTATCACACAGTAGCACAGCACCTCCTACTGCTTGTAGAGGCCTTATTGTTTGACAATACAAAACAAGTGACAGGCTGAAACCTGCACATGAACAACTTAATCTCCCCGTCTCCCTCTAGACAGGGAGAAAACAGGCTCATCTCAATctagggggaaaaaagcaaatcataaaaaaataaatatatagaacAGCTGACACCCAATTTCAGCTATCAACCACAGCATTGACAGCTATCAGTCCAGTCTACTAACAGGTCCTAAAAACAAGCTGTCCACATTGCCGTTGTATAAGAGTATAACACAAACATAGCTCACATGAGCAAAATTATACTGTATTatacaaatgacaaatttttAATACTCAGATTCCTTTGActacaatatattatatatattaaaaatatataaacttcTCATATAGGCTTTACAGTCcataaatgaatacaaaataaatgccCACCATGGTAAAGTAAGTGCTACACAAAACTGTATAGAAGCATAATATTAGCTAGTAAATGGATGAGAACATTAAAACCCACCAAATGGTATAATCTTAAAGTAGGTCAAAATTAATGTCTCATTAAAAAGTTAGTTAAATGTTCGTTTGGTCCAATGTGAGGGAAATAAATAAGGCCCTTCAGGTCAGAcaaatgtttttccatttattaatGAAATCCAAATAAGTGATATGGTACAATTGTTTAGATAATTTTTTTAGCAATAATGGCGTATAGCAAAGTACAGCTCTTATTCAAAGAGTGGACAATTTGAAAGACATATTTAGGATTTTGTCTTGGAATCTTTGTCTTGAGTGTAAGTAAACAAATGTCAGTGATGCTTagctgaattaaagaaaaagcaaaaaccttTGAGTGTAAAATGCTGAACTTGGACAAAAGGGAATGACATTAAAAAGCTCAAACCTTGCAAACCATTATGCCCCTTTAACATCCACTATCAGGTTTAAAATGCAATGTGATGATGGAATAAAGTTACAGTTAACATACTGaccactgaaatgctgctttaacTTAAAATGCTCCACTTTCTCCTGAGGTGACTGTGCTGTAGTTATAATctcaaaaagaaacaaaaatcaagaaGAGTACATGTGATCCTAAAGCTATGAAAAAAGCTTTAGGATCACGTATGACTCTTCTCGGTCACCACATTGGATTTTGGTGAAAAACTATGCCTTCGCATGTCCCCTCCACAGCCATCTGCACTCCTCAGCCTGGGTTCAGCTTGCAGCACAGTCAGGCCGCTACACCGAAAAAGAAAATGGCGCAGAGACTAAGTCCTCAACCCCCAAACCCTCACTTTCAGGTGCGAAATGCGGCGTTAAAAGCCTaccaacaaaaaaatctaatgcAGCCACATGATAAAACACCTCCAGCTGTGTGCCAAATCTGAgtcaaacagagaaaatgatttGGGGAAAAGCTTTAACAAGACCTTCCTTTTGAACAATAGAGGCttgtgagtgagacagaggacTTAGTCTCTGGACGCCATTTCTGTCCTCTGCTGAGAACTAACGCAACGTTACATTTCATCAGAGAAAACGGGGCAAACCCCTCACTTTAACTTGTTAGCTTAGCGTGATAAACTTACCATTGAGCCGAGAGCCACAGtcaatctgtaaaaaaaaagcaaaaacaggtGGACGTTAAATCCCGTGCTGGCTAACTAGCCGGCTAACTAACTTTGAACTTGCTGGAGCAGCTAGCTGTGTTAGCTCCATAGGCTAGCTGCTAATGTggctaacatttgctaattaaaTGTAGCGTCACCACACTTTGTGTCTGAGTTCATAGCCAGCCACATCAACCTGAAAGCTATCCACAGGTTATTCCCGTAACACTACCAATAAATATGTAATGAAACGTGTCAATTCCCCGTTAATGACAGAATGAGTTGGCTTACTAACACACGGGGCTAATGCGCGCTAAGAGGCACCGTTAACAGTTAGCCAAGTTGTCAAACCGAGCGAATAGAACCGTGAAAACAAACGATACCGGTCAACCACGAGTGATGACATTAAAGACAACATCCAGGTTTACCTGGTCCTCGTTGTGGGAATGGTCCCCACTCATTTCCTAAAAGCTGGTttgattaaaaatttaaaaaataaaagccgTGTCAGGTCGGCACAGACCGGCGAGGAGAACCAAGCAGAGTGAAGAAAAGATACGGTTGTATAAGAGATTCAAGTCCCAATTGTGCCCTAATGCGCATGCGCCCCAGTTTAAATGGTAGTGAGCAGTGAAGCTCCTCCCTCCCACCATGCTCAGAGAGGTACTCATGTAGACTGGGACCAAAAGAAGTATTAGACTTGTTCACTTCACCTAATAGATAAACAGCAAAACGtaactgaatgaaaaaatacaaaagaaaaaaaaaacctaaagaCAATTATAGTTATTACCATGGTGTTTGAAGAGATTAGTCCTCTTGTGACCTCACTCAGCTTTATGTCATTTAGTGAACAGGCCAATGCATACTAGGGCATACCTCACAGTTTGTCTAATGGCACGGctaaaaaacaatttacagaCATATTTAGCAGACattgatatacagtacatatatacaGTCAGTCCAACCTGAAGATGATTTTGATGAGACACAAGGTGTCTTCAAGAGTCCACAGTTACCTGCGTGATTCAGCGCAGCTAAATGTTAGTTAAGTGAGATTCTCACTATGTGAATGACACAACCTATCTTGCCTCCATGGCCCTGGTGTTGTGCTTTTAGTGATATGAAATATGGTGTAAGCCAGAATGTAtggcacacaacacacagaggcTCATCCTGCCCTACACAACCTTATTAAGAGTCAACAGGAACTCAAAGGAAAACAGATTCAGAGTATTAGTTAACTAAAACACCAGCATATTAAAAATGGTACCAGTACCTAtattgtgtgtgcatacatgtttAATGGTTATATATAAAAAGTATTGTTTGGTGGTGGAGCTGAATGAATGCTGTCAAAGAAAAGCACATGCCTTCCACCAGAGGGCACTGCAATCCCTAATATTCACTGACAGGACTAACCTGTCCTCTCAGAGCCTGAAAACACTACTTTACATCTAGTTTAGACTTATGTGGTTTAGATATTTAATTGAACAGATCAACCTGTATTATTCCACACAGTGTGAGGCTGCTAGAATGGAGAATGCCAGTCTAAGGTATCTGACAAGGTATCTGTATCTGCATTAGAAGGTTCTGTGTAATTAAAACTCCAAAGGTTGTAActgtttttgcttatttttttattacaaaatagGATGACTTCATCGATATCAAAATTCCATTTTCTGTACATTACATTAACGAAAATACTATATTACAGATCcagtaacatccatccatccatccattttctatacccgctttttcctgaatcagggtcacggggatctgctggggcctatcccagctctctatcgggtggaaggcaggggtacaccctggacaggtcaagaTCCAGTAACATGCTTAAGTAATATCTGCACACAGTGCAACTGTTTatactaaataaaatacaaccaTACATGTAATTTCCAAATCTTTGATTTTCTTGAGACAGCCCatgaacaacaaaaaaggaGATGGTTCTTATGATCTGGGAAGCTTGAGTAAGTGTTTTACATCACCACTGACAATTCAGAGTTAAGATTATGTAGCATCACACAGACCTTTCCCTAAATGGGCATTTGTCCAAGATTAATTCACCAAATAACAGCATAATAAAAGCAGATAGgaataaagtcataaaaatcACTGACATGCAACAATTCATTTTGACAAACTCAGAATAAATAATCTCAGTAACAGGTATGGAGTGCAATATTCCACTGTTCATAGTTTGTCTCCACACATATCAATAAAAGTTTCAACCAAGATTTAATTAAAGTCAGATTCCTGAactacagttttgtttttctgttcaacaacaTTGTTTCTTTCCATGAtgttaaaaacatctgtttctGGTCCTGCTGATGTAATGACAGCACAAAATCTTGCTGATTAAGCAGTGATGCAAGGTTACTAAGGCACTGTTGTGAGAACACTCTGTCCTCGTCCTTACATGCATTTAAGGCTCCTGATGATTTGGCTTTGAAAGTGCCATGACTGGGTTCTGGTATAAAAACATGTAAGAGTCACACAGCAGCCTGCGCACTAGTTCAGGAGCCTGAGAGGGGTTGGTCCGAGCCAACTCCTCCTCTGGCTGGGACAAGAAGTCACCCAGCTCTGGACAGGCTTGTATCTCGGGAATGTTATAGCCAATTTGATCGTTACCTGTAAGATAGATCGACCTTAAGATTAGACATCAGCTCGAAAAGAGATAAAGACTAGTTGTAGACGTCAGAGTGGGTCCTTATCTAATAGTGCTGAGGCTGTATTATCAGAAACTAAAGCAGTTATGGGTAACCActtcacagtaaaacaaaaacaggtgcTCGCACAAACATCagaataaaactaataaaagacATAACctaaaaaaaagggaaacagacacaaaacatgATGCAATTTTTCTTACCACATCTGTCTGCCATGCTGTCAAAGAAGAGCCAGGAGCGAGGGTCTCGGCCGTATTTGACAAAGGACACGTAGTGGCTGGTGTGAATACAGAGCACAGCAAACAGCTCCATCATGTGCCTGGGCACAGGAGCATCAGATGCTACATCTGTCGGAACCTCTAGAGTTTTTGGGGAGTGTCCCTGTCGTGAGTGATGTCTGTGCACCTGTTATAAAAAACAAGGAGAAAGTTTTACACCAGAGACTGGGTCACCAGGACACTTAACAGCTAAAATGCCCATGTGGTTTACCTGTGCGTTGCATGTTGCACAGTATTGTTTGATTCTTCCTGGCTGCAATTTGTGATCTGGTAGACAATGAAGACATTCGTACTCTGCTAAATTCCCACAGATGAAGCATTCTCTTGGAGCTGATGGAAAAAGTAATTGATCTTTAAACATCTTTAAGTTCTTTGAAAacattatattaaaatacattcacATGGTATATGATATGAGTACATGTAGGTTAGATGTGTTCCTCACAGTTGTATAGAAGGTCTGTGATATCCAGCTCAGTGGAAGGAATGAtgtgagaaaacattttatatttgtttccAAACCTTGGCATCTGAATTATAAGACAGGATGGCACCTGAGGGACAAATAGAGAGGATAATTTGCTGATGAAAGGCAGCTGCCCTACAGCACCAACCAGGAGAAGCTCCAGTCGGCTCAGCTCTGAGCTTTACAGCTGTCTAACTGTGTTCTATGGGCAGGGACCAGGGGTGGTGGGTGGGGATACAATAAAGGACAAAAGAAGGTAACATTGGACTTATATGGCAGTACAAAAGAAAACCTGATAAGCCCAGCAGATGTTCTTTGCACTCACATCTTCAAACTTTAGGTCACCTGACAGGCAGGATGTGTCCAGCAGCTGTTGGACTGTGGGCATCTGTACCATCTGCTCTTTTTCAAGAAATATTTGGAAAGTGTAGGCACCTTGAGATGTTTCTTGCCTTGATCTGAAAT
Proteins encoded in this window:
- the top1a gene encoding DNA topoisomerase I, like isoform X1; the protein is MSGDHSHNEDQIDCGSRLNDSHKHKDKYKEKEHKHKDHRKDKEREKSKHGSSDYKESSEKKHRDKEKERMKHKDGSTDKHKEKKKEKMRSLDGKVKKEKENGFASPQHVKSEPEDNFYYSPKYEKSLKRQRDDDDDSEFKSKKIKTENNKKVKKRKQDEFLFPFQDIKSKKTKNKKGEVLDGKKKAKKEPEEKWKWWEEERYTDGVKWKFLEHKGPVFAPPYEPLPSHVKFYYDGKPMKLSLEAEEVATFFAKMLDHEYTTKDIFRKNFFKDWRKEMTAEEKSKITDLTKCDFTEMSEYFKAQSEARKAMTKEDKQKIKEENERTLQQYGFCIMDNHRERIANFRIEPPGLFRGRGDHPKMGMLKRRIRPEDIIVNCSKDSKHPEPPPGTRWKEVRHDNKVTWLVSWTENIQGSIKYIMLNPSSRIKGEKDWQKYETARRLKKCVDHIRNQYREDWKSKEMRIRQRAVALYFIDKLALRAGNEKEEGETADTVGCCSLRVEHISLYPEKDGQEYVVEFDFLGKDSIRYYNKVPVEKRVFKNLQLFMENKELDDDLFDRLNTSILNKHLQELMDGLTAKVFRTYNASITLQQQLKELTNVEENIPAKILSYNRANRAVAILCNHQRAPPKTFEKSMQNLQSKIDAKRDQLADAKRELKSAKADAKVRKDEKSKKAVETKKKAVQRVEEQLMKLEVQATDREENKQIALGTSKLNYLDPRISVAWCKKWGIPVEKIYNKTQREKFAWAIDMADQDFEF
- the top1a gene encoding DNA topoisomerase I, like isoform X2; amino-acid sequence: MSGDHSHNEDQIDCGSRLNDSHKHKDKYKEKEHKHKDHRKDKEREKSKHGSSDYKESSEKKHRDKEKERMKHKDGSTDKHKEKKKEKMRSLDGKVKKEKENGFASPQHVKSEPEDNFYYSPKYEKSLKRQRDDDDDSEFKSKKIKTENNKKVKKRKQDEDIKSKKTKNKKGEVLDGKKKAKKEPEEKWKWWEEERYTDGVKWKFLEHKGPVFAPPYEPLPSHVKFYYDGKPMKLSLEAEEVATFFAKMLDHEYTTKDIFRKNFFKDWRKEMTAEEKSKITDLTKCDFTEMSEYFKAQSEARKAMTKEDKQKIKEENERTLQQYGFCIMDNHRERIANFRIEPPGLFRGRGDHPKMGMLKRRIRPEDIIVNCSKDSKHPEPPPGTRWKEVRHDNKVTWLVSWTENIQGSIKYIMLNPSSRIKGEKDWQKYETARRLKKCVDHIRNQYREDWKSKEMRIRQRAVALYFIDKLALRAGNEKEEGETADTVGCCSLRVEHISLYPEKDGQEYVVEFDFLGKDSIRYYNKVPVEKRVFKNLQLFMENKELDDDLFDRLNTSILNKHLQELMDGLTAKVFRTYNASITLQQQLKELTNVEENIPAKILSYNRANRAVAILCNHQRAPPKTFEKSMQNLQSKIDAKRDQLADAKRELKSAKADAKVRKDEKSKKAVETKKKAVQRVEEQLMKLEVQATDREENKQIALGTSKLNYLDPRISVAWCKKWGIPVEKIYNKTQREKFAWAIDMADQDFEF
- the top1a gene encoding DNA topoisomerase I, like isoform X3 codes for the protein MVLLFSSEFKSKKIKTENNKKVKKRKQDEFLFPFQDIKSKKTKNKKGEVLDGKKKAKKEPEEKWKWWEEERYTDGVKWKFLEHKGPVFAPPYEPLPSHVKFYYDGKPMKLSLEAEEVATFFAKMLDHEYTTKDIFRKNFFKDWRKEMTAEEKSKITDLTKCDFTEMSEYFKAQSEARKAMTKEDKQKIKEENERTLQQYGFCIMDNHRERIANFRIEPPGLFRGRGDHPKMGMLKRRIRPEDIIVNCSKDSKHPEPPPGTRWKEVRHDNKVTWLVSWTENIQGSIKYIMLNPSSRIKGEKDWQKYETARRLKKCVDHIRNQYREDWKSKEMRIRQRAVALYFIDKLALRAGNEKEEGETADTVGCCSLRVEHISLYPEKDGQEYVVEFDFLGKDSIRYYNKVPVEKRVFKNLQLFMENKELDDDLFDRLNTSILNKHLQELMDGLTAKVFRTYNASITLQQQLKELTNVEENIPAKILSYNRANRAVAILCNHQRAPPKTFEKSMQNLQSKIDAKRDQLADAKRELKSAKADAKVRKDEKSKKAVETKKKAVQRVEEQLMKLEVQATDREENKQIALGTSKLNYLDPRISVAWCKKWGIPVEKIYNKTQREKFAWAIDMADQDFEF
- the top1a gene encoding DNA topoisomerase I, like isoform X4, with translation MVLLFSSEFKSKKIKTENNKKVKKRKQDEDIKSKKTKNKKGEVLDGKKKAKKEPEEKWKWWEEERYTDGVKWKFLEHKGPVFAPPYEPLPSHVKFYYDGKPMKLSLEAEEVATFFAKMLDHEYTTKDIFRKNFFKDWRKEMTAEEKSKITDLTKCDFTEMSEYFKAQSEARKAMTKEDKQKIKEENERTLQQYGFCIMDNHRERIANFRIEPPGLFRGRGDHPKMGMLKRRIRPEDIIVNCSKDSKHPEPPPGTRWKEVRHDNKVTWLVSWTENIQGSIKYIMLNPSSRIKGEKDWQKYETARRLKKCVDHIRNQYREDWKSKEMRIRQRAVALYFIDKLALRAGNEKEEGETADTVGCCSLRVEHISLYPEKDGQEYVVEFDFLGKDSIRYYNKVPVEKRVFKNLQLFMENKELDDDLFDRLNTSILNKHLQELMDGLTAKVFRTYNASITLQQQLKELTNVEENIPAKILSYNRANRAVAILCNHQRAPPKTFEKSMQNLQSKIDAKRDQLADAKRELKSAKADAKVRKDEKSKKAVETKKKAVQRVEEQLMKLEVQATDREENKQIALGTSKLNYLDPRISVAWCKKWGIPVEKIYNKTQREKFAWAIDMADQDFEF